In Sphingopyxis sp. FD7, a single window of DNA contains:
- a CDS encoding GntR family transcriptional regulator: MTELKFLTNSEKSTNLRKEKISAIPQSQETPLGLTNHSAASRRTIDAAADKPKSLIERAYRELGNDIIHGTFAPGSKIKLEPLSTRYGVSTGTIREALSLLVSDGLVIANAQRGFCIAPMSVEDYQDLVNTRLLLELSAFHTSILNGGDAWEGRVVQAFHQLSLAEQRLDEAAEDTFDLWEQRNREFHEALVSASGSNWTLRFREILYRQSERYRRLTYTSRQSPPGQIVHDEHKKIFDLTLSRKADEAIEALADHIKSSVSFAKISQILPSRNSDANVDKFDLTKFSKIREQQ, encoded by the coding sequence ATGACAGAGCTTAAATTTTTGACAAATTCAGAAAAATCAACAAACCTTCGAAAGGAGAAAATTTCGGCGATTCCGCAATCACAGGAGACACCTTTGGGTTTGACCAACCATTCAGCCGCATCGCGACGCACGATCGATGCTGCTGCAGATAAGCCCAAGAGCTTGATCGAACGCGCATATCGCGAACTGGGTAATGACATCATCCATGGGACATTCGCGCCTGGCTCAAAAATCAAGCTTGAGCCATTGAGCACCCGCTACGGGGTGAGCACAGGCACGATTCGCGAGGCGCTGTCTCTGCTTGTCTCCGATGGGCTGGTCATAGCCAACGCGCAACGCGGCTTCTGCATCGCGCCCATGTCGGTCGAGGACTACCAAGACCTCGTGAACACACGGCTCCTTCTTGAGCTTTCAGCCTTCCATACGAGCATCCTGAATGGCGGTGATGCCTGGGAAGGCCGGGTTGTCCAAGCATTTCACCAATTGAGTCTTGCAGAGCAGCGCCTTGATGAAGCTGCCGAAGACACCTTCGATCTATGGGAACAGCGAAACCGGGAATTTCATGAAGCCCTGGTCTCGGCGAGCGGATCGAATTGGACCCTCCGGTTCCGCGAAATTTTGTACCGACAGTCCGAACGGTACAGGCGCCTGACGTACACTTCTCGTCAGAGCCCTCCCGGTCAGATTGTGCACGATGAGCACAAGAAAATATTCGACCTCACTCTTTCAAGGAAAGCAGATGAGGCGATTGAGGCCCTTGCTGATCACATAAAGTCTTCGGTTTCATTCGCGAAAATTAGTCAAATTCTTCCTTCAAGAAATTCCGACGCGAACGTGGATAAATTTGACCTGACGAAATTCAGTAAAATTCGCGAACAGCAGTAG
- a CDS encoding aromatic ring-hydroxylating dioxygenase subunit alpha: MPSDRKADFIHTSWTPEALLSLVDDENGLLDPRIYTDEGIYELEQERIFARSWILMGHESHLPKPGDYMTAYIGEDPVVVVRQKDRSIKVFLNQCRHRGMRICRVDGGNAKAFTCTYHGWAYDIGGKLVNVPYENEAFIGGLDKAEWSPLQARVETYKGLIFANWDPEAPTLKEYLSDACFYMDHMLDRTEAGTVAIGGIQKWVIPCNWKFAAEQFCSDMYHAGTTSHLSGIIAGLPPEMELSDAKIPTVGLQFRAEWGGHGTGFYIGEPGMLLAIMGPKVTEYWTNSPYAEKAAERLGSSERVRDLMAQHMTIFPTCSFLPGINTVRTWQPRGPNETEVWAWTIVDADAPDEIKEEYRRQTLRTFSAGGVFEQDDGENWCEIQSVLRGHKAKSRPLNVQMGMKGEFGGNDKYPGRTGYVYNEEAARGLYAQWRRMMTEADWRTLAPKHVLEEMAAGK; the protein is encoded by the coding sequence ATGCCATCTGACAGAAAAGCGGATTTCATCCATACATCGTGGACTCCTGAAGCGCTTCTATCGCTTGTGGATGATGAAAATGGCCTGCTCGATCCTCGCATCTACACGGACGAGGGGATTTATGAACTTGAGCAAGAACGAATTTTTGCTCGTTCATGGATTCTGATGGGTCATGAAAGCCATCTGCCCAAGCCCGGCGACTACATGACAGCCTACATCGGCGAAGACCCGGTTGTCGTCGTTCGCCAGAAGGACCGGTCGATCAAGGTGTTCCTCAATCAGTGTCGGCACCGAGGCATGCGGATTTGCCGGGTGGATGGCGGAAACGCTAAGGCTTTCACCTGCACTTACCATGGATGGGCCTACGACATCGGCGGCAAGCTGGTAAATGTTCCATACGAAAACGAAGCGTTCATCGGGGGGCTCGACAAGGCGGAGTGGAGCCCGCTTCAAGCCAGGGTCGAAACGTACAAGGGCCTGATCTTTGCCAACTGGGATCCGGAAGCGCCGACGCTCAAGGAATATCTCAGCGACGCCTGCTTTTACATGGACCATATGCTCGACCGCACAGAAGCGGGAACCGTCGCAATTGGCGGCATCCAGAAATGGGTCATTCCTTGCAACTGGAAATTCGCGGCAGAGCAGTTCTGCAGCGACATGTATCATGCGGGCACCACGTCACATCTGTCCGGGATCATCGCCGGTCTTCCGCCGGAAATGGAGCTATCGGACGCCAAGATTCCGACAGTCGGCCTTCAGTTCCGTGCGGAATGGGGCGGGCACGGGACGGGCTTCTACATTGGCGAGCCAGGTATGTTGCTGGCTATCATGGGGCCGAAGGTTACGGAATACTGGACGAACAGTCCGTATGCCGAAAAGGCAGCAGAACGGCTCGGAAGTTCCGAACGCGTGCGCGATCTGATGGCTCAACACATGACGATCTTTCCGACGTGTTCATTCCTCCCAGGCATCAATACAGTTCGGACCTGGCAGCCGCGCGGCCCGAATGAAACCGAAGTTTGGGCCTGGACGATCGTCGATGCCGACGCCCCCGACGAGATCAAGGAAGAATATCGGCGACAGACACTGCGCACCTTCTCGGCAGGGGGTGTTTTCGAGCAGGACGACGGTGAAAACTGGTGCGAGATTCAGTCCGTCCTGCGCGGGCACAAAGCAAAGAGCCGGCCACTCAATGTCCAGATGGGCATGAAGGGCGAGTTCGGCGGAAATGACAAATATCCTGGGCGCACCGGCTACGTCTACAACGAGGAAGCTGCACGCGGGCTCTACGCCCAATGGCGCCGCATGATGACGGAAGCTGACTGGCGGACCTTGGCACCCAAGCACGTGCTTGAGGAGATGGCGGCCGGCAAATAG
- a CDS encoding aromatic-ring-hydroxylating dioxygenase subunit beta → MSSQRTFSIEDLLLQHEIEQYYYDEATLLDDRDFDSWFALLHEDIRYFMPIRTNRIQRDKALEYSRDDEYAHFDDTYAMMQGRIRKLKSDVSWSENPASRTRHIVGNVVIQSKTGPGNLEVTSSFLIYRNRLERQVDIFAGYRNDELIRSDDVRFKIRNRTIHIDQSTILSNNLSIFF, encoded by the coding sequence ATGTCATCTCAAAGAACTTTTTCGATCGAAGATCTTCTTCTTCAACATGAAATCGAACAATATTACTATGATGAAGCAACATTGCTCGACGATCGCGATTTTGATTCATGGTTTGCGCTGCTTCATGAAGACATTCGATACTTCATGCCGATCAGGACGAACAGAATTCAGCGAGACAAGGCTCTGGAGTATTCCAGAGATGATGAATACGCACACTTCGATGACACTTACGCGATGATGCAAGGGCGCATCAGAAAGCTGAAGTCTGACGTAAGCTGGTCGGAAAATCCTGCATCGCGGACGCGGCATATTGTTGGGAATGTCGTAATCCAATCGAAGACCGGACCGGGCAATCTGGAAGTAACCTCATCGTTTCTGATTTATCGTAATCGACTTGAGCGGCAGGTCGACATCTTTGCTGGATACAGAAATGATGAATTGATTCGTTCTGATGATGTTCGATTCAAGATTCGTAACAGAACGATACATATCGATCAGAGCACTATACTTTCCAATAATCTCAGCATCTTCTTCTAG
- a CDS encoding non-heme iron oxygenase ferredoxin subunit, with protein sequence MTFIKLADVADIEPGDALKIGEGEAAIAIFNVDGEFFATQDQCTHGEWSLTDGYLEGDVIECTLHWGKFCVRTGKVKARPACDPIKVYPLEVRDGEIYVDVDAGHVSA encoded by the coding sequence ATGACCTTTATTAAACTTGCCGATGTGGCTGATATCGAGCCCGGTGACGCGCTGAAAATCGGCGAAGGCGAAGCCGCAATTGCGATTTTCAATGTCGATGGCGAGTTCTTTGCTACCCAGGACCAATGCACGCATGGCGAATGGTCGCTTACAGATGGATATCTTGAAGGCGACGTGATCGAATGCACGCTGCATTGGGGCAAGTTCTGCGTGCGCACCGGCAAGGTCAAGGCCCGACCGGCCTGCGATCCCATCAAGGTCTATCCACTCGAAGTTCGCGATGGAGAAATCTACGTTGATGTCGATGCCGGACACGTCTCGGCATGA
- a CDS encoding NAD(P)/FAD-dependent oxidoreductase, with protein MTQSVCIVGGALAGGTAAVTLRQMGFDGELFLISDEINADYDRPSLSKSVLCGQQECPPPLFESGWIESNRIELLPSTRVDKLHTDAGELVLSNGSTLRADKILLCTGSRARMPEIGGIARPGIFSLRTDLDSIAIRSSISTGSEVVIIGGGLIGCEVATSLVKLGCKVTVVESAPALLLRVLGEVGNWMQSRLATLGVTVLLNSQVTSIEGNGHVTGVQLASGDKLPADVILVAIGAEPNAQLAVQAGLVCERGIVVDARGVTSNENILAAGDVASWPIRGGGRRSLETYLNSQAQAQIAAAAMLGRAEPAAQVPNSWTEIAGHRLQMAGDIVGPGEILHRGAVGEGPSLAFRIREGRTEAVIAIDAAADFGVAKRMIDDQSAVLPDELRDQTIRLRDIHKKSREVAL; from the coding sequence ATGACGCAGTCTGTTTGCATCGTCGGCGGCGCCCTGGCCGGTGGCACGGCTGCTGTTACCTTGCGCCAAATGGGTTTCGATGGTGAACTTTTCCTGATCAGCGACGAAATCAATGCCGATTACGATCGACCAAGTCTTTCAAAATCGGTGCTTTGCGGTCAGCAGGAATGCCCCCCTCCCTTATTTGAATCGGGCTGGATCGAAAGCAATCGGATCGAGTTGCTGCCGTCCACGCGGGTAGACAAGCTGCACACTGATGCCGGCGAGTTGGTCCTTTCAAATGGCTCGACGCTGCGAGCGGATAAGATACTTCTTTGCACTGGTTCCCGCGCCAGAATGCCGGAAATTGGCGGAATTGCTCGTCCCGGGATCTTTTCATTGCGAACAGATCTGGACAGCATCGCAATCCGCTCATCGATTTCGACCGGTAGCGAGGTCGTGATAATCGGCGGCGGCCTGATCGGGTGCGAGGTCGCAACCTCCCTGGTTAAGCTTGGCTGCAAAGTCACGGTGGTTGAATCGGCGCCGGCGCTTCTGCTCAGAGTTCTGGGGGAAGTAGGGAACTGGATGCAGTCCCGCTTGGCAACACTGGGGGTGACTGTCCTACTCAACAGTCAGGTCACGTCTATCGAAGGCAACGGTCATGTAACTGGAGTCCAACTAGCATCTGGTGACAAGCTTCCCGCGGACGTCATCCTCGTGGCGATTGGTGCGGAACCGAACGCACAGCTGGCTGTTCAAGCCGGGCTGGTTTGTGAAAGAGGCATCGTGGTTGACGCTCGCGGCGTGACCAGCAACGAGAATATCCTCGCGGCTGGTGATGTCGCTAGCTGGCCCATAAGAGGCGGTGGCAGGCGCAGTCTTGAAACATACTTGAACAGCCAGGCGCAGGCGCAGATCGCTGCTGCTGCAATGCTGGGTCGAGCTGAGCCCGCAGCGCAAGTCCCCAATTCCTGGACCGAGATTGCCGGACATCGTCTGCAAATGGCCGGCGACATTGTGGGGCCGGGCGAAATTCTCCACCGCGGAGCAGTTGGCGAAGGGCCGAGCCTCGCATTTCGTATTCGAGAAGGCCGGACGGAAGCAGTCATCGCTATCGACGCAGCGGCAGACTTCGGCGTGGCCAAGCGGATGATCGATGACCAGTCGGCAGTTCTGCCTGACGAACTGCGCGATCAGACCATTCGCCTCCGGGATATTCATAAGAAAAGCAGAGAGGTAGCCCTATGA